CGAACCCTCAGGTCGAGGGTTTCCAGgtataaaaattcaccaacaaaTGATGGCAAATCCTCCAGGTAACTTCCTCGAAAACTCAAGTATCTCAAGAAGAATAACTCGCTCACTCCGTCTGGTAGCTTTCCATCCTGAAAACATACTTTATCAAAATCCAGAACTCTTAGCCATCTATGATTACTGAAATTGAAAAATTCCTGTCGCCATGTATGTTCTTGCCCTGATTCGTCAGAGTTGAGGATTAAAAGAGACCGAAGGTTAGCAGAGGGGCAAACATCAGCTAAGTTGTCatatctatttaaatatatagcACACCTTTGTGCAGATGACCTCATTCGTGGATGATTAATGGAAGATTCCATGACCTCATAAAATTCCTCCTCTTCTCCAAGTGATATGCTGAAATCTCTTATTAGATCATGAACGTGGCAGGACATGAGTTTTACATCTGAGACTTCATCTTCATGCAGAATTACCAGGCTCCTTACCACCAGTTCACCAAAATATCGCACTGCAACGTCCATCATTGTTTCTCCGCGTTCCCTGTACTTAGTTGATATCAGACCTTCGGCAATCCAAAGCTGGCACAATTTGTCTACCTGAATCCCTGAATTGTTTGGGAAGTTTCCCAAATAAAGAAAACTCTCGCTTATACCAAGTGGCAAACTGTAGTAACTTAAAGATTCGGGACCTCTTCCAGAAGAATTTATTATGCCAAGGGTGACTTTCACAGATTGCAAATCAATTGTCCTGCTTCTCAACATACTGGCGACTAAAATTATAGCCAATGGTAAGCCCCTGCATGATGAGATTAAGCTCCGTATATTTTGTTCCAGTTCTCGGCCTTGCTCTCCTAGTTCCTGCTGATCTGAACCATCTTCTGGTGGGATTCTCCGTATATTTTGTTCCAGTTCTGGGCCTTGCTCCCCTAGTTCCTGCTGATCTGAACCATCTTCTGGTGGGATTCTCCGTATATTTTGTTCCAGTTCTGGGCCTTGCTCTCCTAGTTCCTGCTGATCTGTAATGAAGCCAATTAACCAAACATAAGATTAGAACATAAAATTAATATAGGTTTTGTCTTCTCTAAAAATCTACCCAACAGGAATATGTAAACTACAACAGTTCCCATCTATTAGTCAAAATCATATTTGACAGTAAATAACATtggaatttccaaaattttcctCATTTTCAATCATAATATAAGTTTAATTTGCAATTTGCTGCTCAAAAATTACAACTCTAGTTGCCAATTAGCCCCTAAAGAATTTTATATTGGATTTACcatgctatatatatatatatattaattatttcaacttttgttttttcctctTTATCTTCTCTTTCATTTCCTCTcttatttttcctttatttttattttttttccattccCTCTTCTCACTTCTTTGTTACTACATCAATATTGATAATTGATTGAGCACAAGCtataagttttatatttatatccAAACATTTTTAGTTTCTAGATTATATATTGTTTGTGATATAAGTAACAAACTAACTACAACCTCCAAGAAACTTTATGTTGGAGTATGTGGTTAATAATTGGTGATGAAAACTAACGAATTAGTAGGCAAATTTTGGCAGGATGAAAGAATGAGcaagaaaaatttgagaaaactaCACCTTGTAGCCCCTCAAAATATATGTTGTTCTTGTTACGAAGCATATTTAATTCAAAAAGTTTAAATTATTAAGACACATATATAAAAGTTAAAGTTTGTGATTAATCAATTACTAACAATCATAAATTGCTTACTAGTGTCAATACAATACATAACGGTTTAAAAAAAAGAtgttataaagaaaaataaaaaataagtaaaatatcAAGGATAATTTCATTCTTAAACATGAATTAGGAAGTCAATTGAGTAGAAAATTTTTAGAGGGTAAAGTGCAAGTAGAGTCATAGTTGATAGGAGTATAACTACAATTGTTAAATTGAGGGTATTCAATTCATTTCACCAAACCTTTACCTTTGAATATGAGGcaaagtgattaaaaaataagTTAAGGGGGGCCTTAGTGCAATTAATCCGGAAAGATTTTTACGAATAGTAGTAGTAATCAgttaattatcccaaaaaaaaaaaaaagaaaaggttaaaGAGAGACTGACCGTCCTTTAACGCTAAGTCCCGCCAATAGGACAATAATTCCCAGCTTCGTTCGGGATCGAGATTTTGCATATCCCAGATGAATCCCGCACCAACACGAACAGCTAAATCCCTCTGCCGAGTGGTCAGGATGAATCTGCTAGCATTCTCCTCCCCAGTTGGCAAGGCCATGCGCAGGCTATCCCAGAATTCATAGGTACAACAATTGTCCAGCACAATTAGGCAAACATTTTCTTGTAGAACGTCGTGTACCTGTTGAACCAACTCCACGTCCTCAACGTCCACCGTCGACATCATCATCAACTCTTTGTTCTTCTTCGTCAGTCGCGAGGAAAGCAACTGGTCGAGTATATTGACCAATATATCTCTAATCGTCCAGTTGATACCGACGTAGACCCAGGCGAAACACTCAAAATGACCCCGAATCTGATGCTGGTTGTACACTTTGTTTGCAAGGGTTGTTTTGCCGATTCCACCCGCGCCGCAAATGGAAGCAATCACAACTTTGGCATCAGTGTCTCCAGGGACTGAAACTTCTGCCAGTCGACTTATGGCATCCTCCAATCCAACAGTATGTTCCGAGTCGTTGGAGTAATTAGCTCGAGAAACCAGCCGTTGGGCCTTTTCTGGGATGCGAGAAACTTTTatactttttattttatcatagcCCATACCGAGATCCGGAGCTTGTTCTCTGCCGTAGTCGACAACAGCGTCCATGAGCTGGCTATGGATGTTTTCCAACTTTTCTCCGCCCATGTATCCAGATGCTGTACTCTGATCGCCACGACCACGTGCAGATCCTCCAGATTCATGTTGGAGGCCATAAAATTCCACCTCGTTCTCAGTTGTAAACAGCAGACTTCTGATCCTTCTTTTAACTTGTAAAATCCTCTCAGATTGTCGTTCTGTTTGTGTATGGGATTGTACAAGCTTCAATGCATCAACGAGATCCCGCAGTCCATCGCAAAAAGGAGACAAATCCAACATGTCTACCCCAAAAGGTGACCCCCTTTCATACATCAGATATAGAAGCCTTTCCCTGGTAGCCGAGAGGATGTTAACCAGGCTGGTCATCTTTAGGAAACAGAACAGTCCGTGCCAACTGCGGGAATGGAAATACTGCTGTCGTGAATTTAGTTGCTTATATTTTTCTCGTCCGACAATCTTTTTGCGTCTTTATATAGGAGAACGGATGATATATGCCCTCCTTCCACCAGGGCGGAGCTACCACCCCAGAGTAAGTGGGATCAAATTTTAGTACAGTAGAATTTATTTTTAAGAGCTCTTCTCTTGCCACTGGGTATGCCGTGTCCCCTTAATCAGTCAATGGTCAACAACCATCCCCCATTCTCATTGTCTTCGTTTCTTGAAAGGgcgggaaaagggaaaaaaaaaaaaaaaaaaggaatactcGCCACAATATTTGTTCACATTGCattgtaaataattaaatatagCCCCAAGCAGGGTGGTTTGGATTGAATATGTatccaattcttttttttattattatttccgTATGGTCAATTGGTTAtaaataatttttcttctttgagcATATCTGCACATGGAGGCGGCCGGCGACATATTCTCCGGTGGATAGGCAACTTGTGTACTTGAAAATGGTAAAGTGCAATTAACAATTTCAAAGAATTAACGATTCTGGGTGAAAAGGTAATAAATTTTTCTCCCTACCATTCTCGGTGAAAAGGTATTTCAAGTACCATTCCCATATACCAAACAAGGGGTTAGTTTTTAAGTTACACACAGGATTTATCATTCCGTGCTAAGTCACCATAATGGGGCAGTATTGATGAATTTAAATGTGAAATATTTTGGTGCATGCCCCACTTCGGTCTTTATTCAAATTAAATGCAGAGTATAGCAATATGCCTTAATacactttattttctttctagTTTTCTTAAATAATTTGCATAGTTAGATCGCTCTGGGAAAACTCTTAGATATTCGTTAATTTGGATGGTAGTTATggagaaatatatatatttatcatagtattaaatatatttaactaATTTTCTCCCTCCTAAGTTACATGCCCAAATGAAGAGAATTACCAATTATCTGGTTTATCCGTTATTATCCAACTTTTCTAGTGAACAATtatattctctttttcttctaacAATTGTTATCTTTTCTCATCAATTTAAATTATGTTATTTATGGATCCTCATTCTTCTAACaacattttgttttttttgaatAACTTCTAAATTGTTTTTATCCATATAGATCGAGTAATTTTAATTAGTCCGACTACAAATGTTGCAGCTATATGTTTAGTAATATTCAGAACTAAATATTCATTCTTGAAAAAATGGATTGCTGCGTCTTttgtatttaatttaatacaaatatgtaGTTCTACGTATATGATTATTTTAACAAATTACTAAGCATTTCAAAGAATGTCTATCAACTTTTTTTGTATGCATTGCAATATTCGTTGTATCTTAGTTATAccaaaaatatgtatataagtattcaaaaattggtACGGTATTTGAacatttaaaatatattaattttctaaaagttaatattaatgtatacttaaaaaatatgttgatatttattcttgaattaTTTATGCTTGCACAAGttcactaaaaataaaaaaaaattaatatgctAAAGCATTGGCTAAAGTGTTAGTTTTCTTAAAGAAAAGGTGGTCTTAGTATTCgtttaaagaaaattttacagtaattttttttgtttaatgaaacaaaaaggaaattatTCAAAGTGTTTCTCAAATTTGTTGCATTTAAAGAACGTCACCCAATGGCGATAATTAATAGAGTATCTAACGCACAAATAGAGgttaagaaaatataaaatttgtaaaattgcCTAAATCCATTTTTAGTCTAACTGCAAAGACCATCGAATCAGGAGCCTTACAAGTCGAATCTATCCAATCCAAATCAATTGATgaaaatctatatctatatctatatatattgaAGAAGGGGTTTTTAGCAGAGAGTCTTTTAATGGCTTCTaaacttttcattcttttttttagatttttgcatttattttaatacataaaaagtagtgggttataactaACCCTATCACCAAtccaatttaaaatttaaaatttaaaacttttccACTATCTTTTACCTCATCTTACAACcgctcctacaaatcctctacTCATCATCCCACGCTTCCCCCTACATTTCCTCCCACGTTTCCCACTCCAATCTATGTCTATATGTATGTCTCaccaattttgtttcaaaatatacatgtaATCCTAGCAGATGCCAAGTACCGGATTGCACCATATCAGTTCCAGTTGTCATTTGAGAATGATACAAAAATAGTGAAAATTTTAGATGATTGTGCAACCATCTCCCGTTTCAAGTTCAATTTGGTTAAATTGAGACATATAGAATAGTACATGGATAACGATCTACAATTGATAGATACGTCCCCACAATTAAtatcatttttattatatttctgcAAATCAATTGctattaattaaaattttttatttattacagATGTAATTGGTTTAATTATATCTGTTGGTCCATACTATCATATATCTACTAATAACAAAATTGGTCGGCAGATACTATTGGTTGACAAAAGGTTAGTTAACAAATCTCGACATCTttaaaactttttatttttagagaatttagatttgcacttatcaaaattttgttAACACAGTTTGACAATAGTTCGATTCATATTGTGGGAAAATTTGCTAATGATGATGGTGAACGGTTATATCAGTCTGctacaaaaaataatattttaatagcATGTGGTATTTGCGTACGAAATTTCAGAGGTAAATCAATTGCTTTTagttatattttatattatttgaaTAACTTTTGAGCGAACATAACTATACTATGCAGGACCATCATTGTGTACAATTGGAGTTAGCAAATTATATATTAATCACAATTTAGATTTTACTCGATACCTGCGCAGTTGGTGAGTTCCTCAGTAACACTATACCAAActattaatattttttcttactcTTATTTAcatgtatttcaaaaaattgcatGTTTGAAAATAATACATGTGCCCGCAAGTTAGTTATGTGACTGAGATCAAACAATTTTACAACACCACAAGCACTGTTGTTAGCAAATTCAAAGAGAATATGGATATATGAATATACAATCATGCCCACGGTAAGGTTactcaattttaattaattaccgaacgaatttttttaatttataatcaTAACCTATATCTTCTCTCATTCTTATTagattaaatatttttgaatacttgcTTACATTCAGAGCATGAACATAGAAAATATGTTGTACGAGTTACGCAAAAATTGTAGACAACTATGTGAAGGTCATTTTTTAAAGACAGTGTGTATGCATTGTAATGACGTGGTTGACACTGTTATTAggtaattaatttcatgtatatttaatttcaatatatttttctgtattatatataatattttattagtcAAACAGATACAATGTTAACATACAAATCAGAGATTCCAGTGGTAACATGCATTTTAATCTACAAGACAGATATGCACAATTCGTATTTGGTTGTGATGCTTTTTATCTCAGAAAATTACAAAGGAAAGTAGAATTTCTtaacatatatttatttttcacaGTACTATTCATAAACTATGTaaaaaaatacactaatttcgtacatttttttggaaaaagacggttcttgaatgatatacacattctatcatatttcaagctattgttaaacagatattacattttaattttgttGCTACAATTTTTTCACCATTATTTgctcacctttttatttttatttttttaataatgttAGTATcgtgcgtagcacgggtattcTCACTAGTCTATATGTATTCAAGAAGGGGTTTTTAGCAGAAACCCTCTCAATAGCTTCTaaatttctcattcttttttctagatttttgtatttattttaatacataaaaagtagtgggttataacacACCTTattaccaatcaaatttaatttaaaatattcccactatctcttaactcatcctacaaccactcctacaaatTCTCTAATCATCATTCCACGTTTCCCCCTACATTTCCTTCCAcgtttcccactccaattaagaGTCCACTCCAactatctcttaactcatcctacaaccactcctacaaatcctctaatcatcatcccaCGTTTCCCCTCACGTTTGCacttatcaaaattttgttAACACAGTTTGACAGTAACTCGATTCATATTGTGGGATAAATTTGCTAATGATGATGGTGAACGGTTATATCAGTCTGttacaaaaaataatattttactaatATGTGGTATATGCGTACGAAATTTCAGAGGTAAATCAATTGCTTTTAGTTATATTctatatattttgaatagcttttGAGCAAATATAACCGTACTATGCAGGACCATCACTATGTACAATTGGAGCTAGCTAAATcacaatttatattttactcGATACCTATGCAGTTAGTGAGTTCCTCAGTAACACTATATCAAACTATTAATATTGTTTCGTACTCTTATTGACatgtatttcaaaaaaattgcagGTTTGAAAATAATACATGTGCCCGCAAGTTAATTATGTGACTGACATCAAGCAATTTTACAACACCACAAGCATTGTTGATAGCAAATTCAAAGAGAATATGGATATCTGAATATACAATCATGTCTACGGTAAGCTTactcaattttaattaattactgaatgaatttttttaatttataattataacCTATAtcttctttcattcttattagGTTAAATATTTTCGAATACTTGCTTACATTCAGAGTATTAACATAGAAAATATGTTCTACGAGCtatgcaaaaattgtggacaactATGTGAAggtcatttttcaaaaacagtgtTTATGCATTGTAATGACGTGGTTGACACTGTTATTAggtaattaatttcatgtatatttaacttcaatatatttttttgtattgcatataatattttatttgtcaaacagGTACAATGTTAACATACAAATCAGAGATTCCAGTGGTAATATGCATCTTAATCTACAAGACAGATATGCACGATTTGTATTTGGTTGTGATGCTTTTTATCTCAAAAAATTACAAAGAAAGGTAGAATttcttaatatatatttattttttatagtaCTATTTATAAATTATGTAAAAGAATACACTAATTTCATACGTTCTTAATTATCAGAAAAATGGTGATAGGTTGTTCAGCCAACGAATTAATTCATGCaaagatcgtgcattttcatttgtagtgcgcactccacaaaattcaacagagttaattaaatcaccaattttgacTTTCGTACTAAAAGTGGATTGATGTGAAGAGTGTTCGTACTTTTAagcaagattatcaaatcgaatgcttagtatttgtaagtatttcattttaataacattcaattacattcattgtagaaatatatcattcccttttttaatataaatttttatttttttttcaggacCCATCTTCCGAAAAAAGACAGTTCTTGAATGATATACACATTctattatatttcaaactattgttaaacagatattacattttaattttgttagttcaattttttcacctttatttgttcacaattttatttttattttttttaataatgtcaGCACCGTGCTACCGTGTGTAGTACAGGTATTCACACTAGTTTTCATGTATTTGGTATAACTTATAAAATTATAGTGTAAACGCCAAGCAAGTtgtataaattgataaaatttaagTTTATCACCAAATTGTGTGGATCTAAGTCAACACTTGTAAGAATTATACTAGTAACAGTTTGAATTAGACAAAACCCGACTTATAGGTCCCCAAAGTAGTTTTCTCGTTTCTATGAACCGTGGAGGAAAGGGTTCGGAGCTAGAGTTACTGAATCCGGCTCCTCTTCCAATTCCAAATTGCCCTGTtcattaaaattttcttttctcccttcaaCCTCGCATCACTGCTACTATTAAATTGCCCTCCCTTATTGTAGTTTCTACCAAGAAGTTCATTGGAGCCGAGGAACCTTCAATCTCGACTAATCCGGTACTTCCATCTGCATAATGCATGACATGCTTTTCTTTTccactatttttctttttcagttgcGTTTCGGGGAATGGGTGTGTGAATCTAGTTCTTCTTAGTATGATCGAATACATGTACTTAATGCGCTTCCTCAACTATGAATTGGTTCATACGATATTAAAATGATGTATAATGGATTTCACATGCAGGAGGAGCCACAAATAATTTGCATTCGCGTTTGTCCCGCGGCAGATCGAATATGTCAATTATCCGGCACAAATACAAACCGATAAACACTTCAGGTGAACATGAAGGCATCCCAATAGCAACAGTCAATCGGAAGCCTGTTCGTAGGATATGCAAGTGCCAGTCTTCAGTCCTTGCTGAACTTGGAGAAAAGGGAAAGCTCCAAGACACACAACCCAGATTTGGCCCATTTTACCGCCAAGATGAGCCGGCGGTCAATGGAAAGAAGGAAGCGTGGGATAAGGTATTGGAAAAATCTGAAGACAGGAACAAAACCAAAGAAGATTACTTGTTTGCTATAAGAAGGATAGAGAAAAGAGCCAGGGCTATTTATGCTGATGCGGATTCAGGAGACCTGGATGACTTGACAGAGTCTGAGTTCCGCTGGATGATGATTAAAGATGGTTGCTTCTTCCTCCAGTTGGCATTATTCATCCTTGGAGTTCCGTCCATGACATTGGGGTATTCTTCCAATCACataatttttggcaaaaaaaggAACAATGAGGACGTCAAGAAATGGATTCAAGCGATGTTCTTTGTTGGAAATCAATTACCACTTTTGGTGCTAAACGAGTTAATGAAGCAAAGGTTTTTCCAGACAATTTTGCCTGAGGTGGACAAGGAAACCCCAGCAGACGTGCCCAGGAGGATCTTGTATGAGTCACTGATTTTTCCTGCTCGAGAATATATGGAAAATCAAACTATCACATCTCCAACACCCCGGAGCGGACAGCAACAACCTTCTGACTTGCTCCTTGCCCTTCACATCTCGATGTGTGGGTTGGGAGGAATTCTGCGGAATGCCAACCTCCTTGCAAATGAAACAGAAAATGTTGATCTGGAAGCCGGCAGGGGTGTCAACCAGGCCAAGGACTTGACTTTCAGTGCCATGGAgttgaaaaaaaagggaatttattttcaaaaagaggaaaaggtgGGATGTACATGTACTCATAAGATTAATTTTAATGACTGCTTCCTCTTCTCTCGTCTTTACTTGCCGGTTTTTACGGTTGATGATGATACGGAATTAGTATTCAAAAGCTTGAAGCTTTACGAAGTGAGTCAGGGCAACCACGAACGCCAAGTGAGATCCTATCTGCATTTGATGAGTGATCTCATTTGTACGTATGAGGATGTCAAACTCTTAGCAGAGACCGGAATCATCAAGGCAGACAACCTTTACCTTAAAGAACAGTTGCCAACAATCTTGGGCAATATGGTCGGCCAGGACAAGATCAACACTTCAGACCACCCTACTTTGAGGGTCAGACTTAGGGATTACAACACAGCTCCCTGGGAAAAGTTCAAAATAGTggctttcttgatttttgtcttCACCGCAGTCCAAACATTCTTTGCACTGTTTGGTTACATCAGACCCCCACATTAATGGCTTCCCACAACTTCAAGAATTCAGTGATTGGTGATCTTTGCTCTTCCTTCCTTACCTGTACTAATGTTTTGACTCGTGCAATGCACCAGTTCTTGCATTTTAAACTGGAACAACAATATTTCATATGTGAAAAAAATGTATATGAAAGGAAAGAGctaaaaataaagttcaaaaaagtgTTATTTTACTGTTGATATCTATCAAAATGTGTTGAAAGTTATGTTAGGCATTAGGCAATCGCCCCATTCATCAACTTGAGGAAACTATAATACAGCCTTGAACATTTGACTCCCTATTGATAGAATTGTTGTAGTGCCTATTTGCAGCCTACAAGAAACACGATACTATATTTTGGCTTACACACCTTCTTCTTTGTTGAATTATTAAGTACTACATTCAAAGGAAAAGCAATGTTCTATCTACGAGAGCTACTTAAAATACTAAACCTTTTCCTTCTGCTTTAAAACCATCTCACTAGTATTCTACAAACAAAACACCCCTCCAATGTTTTAGAATTTGTACCAATGTTCTTTCATCGAAGAAACTAATATTTGGATAATTAAAACGTGTGAAGCGCCACTTCAAAcctattttggaaaaaaagacaAAGTAAAATCTATGAACAAAAGAAATTTATAAACCAAgtagctttttttttaaaaaaaatcttaaagtAGCTTGAATGATCACCAATAAAAAGAACTTAACCAATATTAGTCTTTTTTGGATTCTATACCAGATTCCTCCACTGCTCTCACTATCCAAGTACCCCAGTTAGTTTGTATAcaataattccaaagccatcatGCACCTAAGGTAATGGTTACATATCTGAGTTCAAGACTTCTAAAGGATTTGTTGTTCTCCATCcccaagtgaaaaaaaaaaaaaaagtgaagagaggggggggggggtgaggAGAGGAACAAGAGAAACTGTACAACTAAGATTTTCATATAATTGTACGATTGTTGtatattttatatgatttgacatatatttatatttctttGTTGGACACACAATTTTTGTTCTTACATACcaacttaataatttaatataacCTTAATTATTAACGTACAACACCTTTTgaaaagggtaaaaaacaaaaaaaaaaaaaccccctatggtaaacctaatatacagaaaagctcctcatggtttcaaaatatacaactttacCCCCTCATActttgaattaaattgtaaaggtgacggaatccgttaaacttaacgaaaatagacaaaatgaccaaaattccctgatataattaagcaaaagacaactcaaaaaaatcatttgttttattctctaaatagagagaattaagggttaaggggtagaataggtatatttgataaaaattaggtataaatttttttttttaggttccaataagtcatttccgttaaatttaacagaTTCCGTCACTtttacaatttaattcaaagcatgaggtgtcgtgttgtatattttgaaaccataggaggGTTTTCTGTGTATTAAGCTTACCACAaggggtttttttttgttttttacccttttaaAAATGTACAACAACTATACCAATTATAGAGCAGATCCAATTGTATTGGCCCTTCTCCGGGGTTGCATACCCATTTTGATGGCTGAATTTTGCTAAATAAAGAAACCAacttgcttatttgtaaaaTGTAGCATTTGCGTGAAAATAAGCTGAGAAGTTGTTTCGATTAACCACTAACCACTTTCAATAAAATGAAACTTAATCATGTGAGGTTTGACTTGATGGAAcaatcttaaaataaaaattattttcattaacGAGCCATTGTTATTATATTCAAATTACCCTCAACTTATCTTGTAGATATACACGGTCAAAATTATTTTCCTCTTGAATTTGGACGCTTTCCCTTTATACTAGCActtttgtcaaaaataaaaataaaaataaaaacacctGATGTAATTCATTAGCCCGGAACAAAAGAATAGACGGCCGGTTTGATGGTTGACATTGGCTAAATAAAGAACAACCAAATTGCTCATTTTGTAACATGGTCACTTGCCTGGTATAGCAGCACAGGCCCGACAGCCATGCATCCTCCAGCTAATGACGCACACACACCGAATCAAACATTTGCGCGGAAAATAATTTCGATCGCCGGTTTTCAATAAAAATGGCACGTGATTTTGACTTGATGAAATCAATCTTAACCATAACAAGCGGCGacgattttgttttctttt
This region of Coffea arabica cultivar ET-39 chromosome 3c, Coffea Arabica ET-39 HiFi, whole genome shotgun sequence genomic DNA includes:
- the LOC113735407 gene encoding putative disease resistance protein At1g50180, which encodes MTSLVNILSATRERLLYLMYERGSPFGVDMLDLSPFCDGLRDLVDALKLVQSHTQTERQSERILQVKRRIRSLLFTTENEVEFYGLQHESGGSARGRGDQSTASGYMGGEKLENIHSQLMDAVVDYGREQAPDLGMGYDKIKSIKVSRIPEKAQRLVSRANYSNDSEHTVGLEDAISRLAEVSVPGDTDAKVVIASICGAGGIGKTTLANKVYNQHQIRGHFECFAWVYVGINWTIRDILVNILDQLLSSRLTKKNKELMMMSTVDVEDVELVQQVHDVLQENVCLIVLDNCCTYEFWDSLRMALPTGEENASRFILTTRQRDLAVRVGAGFIWDMQNLDPERSWELLSYWRDLALKDDQQELGEQGPELEQNIRRIPPEDGSDQQELGEQGPELEQNIRRIPPEDGSDQQELGEQGRELEQNIRSLISSCRGLPLAIILVASMLRSRTIDLQSVKVTLGIINSSGRGPESLSYYSLPLGISESFLYLGNFPNNSGIQVDKLCQLWIAEGLISTKYRERGETMMDVAVRYFGELVVRSLVILHEDEVSDVKLMSCHVHDLIRDFSISLGEEEEFYEVMESSINHPRMRSSAQRCAIYLNRYDNLADVCPSANLRSLLILNSDESGQEHTWRQEFFNFSNHRWLRVLDFDKVCFQDGKLPDGVSELFFLRYLSFRGSYLEDLPSFVGEFLYLETLDLRVRNDCTLTISNVIWKLKRLRHLYFPLAFQTPDHCGMLKLDGLNELETLEGLDTNVCSAEDLIKLTNLRSLAATVEGKLKDLVQIINCINNNSSHLRRTLLDIKNFDCYSEERVSFIPSLFSCGVLKSLRMEGHMGKVPEVSTISSSFTEIVLSGSEFERDPMETLGKLPNLRILVLEIEAFVGKNMNCSATGFPELRCLKLSKLYSLEAWEVAEGAMCKLFTLEISKCRRMKMLPEGLKYISSLRKLTISMMPEQFVGRLHKVDGKGGEDVDKINANCTIKFGSDDRWL
- the LOC113735408 gene encoding uncharacterized protein — its product is MSIIRHKYKPINTSGEHEGIPIATVNRKPVRRICKCQSSVLAELGEKGKLQDTQPRFGPFYRQDEPAVNGKKEAWDKVLEKSEDRNKTKEDYLFAIRRIEKRARAIYADADSGDLDDLTESEFRWMMIKDGCFFLQLALFILGVPSMTLGYSSNHIIFGKKRNNEDVKKWIQAMFFVGNQLPLLVLNELMKQRFFQTILPEVDKETPADVPRRILYESLIFPAREYMENQTITSPTPRSGQQQPSDLLLALHISMCGLGGILRNANLLANETENVDLEAGRGVNQAKDLTFSAMELKKKGIYFQKEEKVGCTCTHKINFNDCFLFSRLYLPVFTVDDDTELVFKSLKLYEVSQGNHERQVRSYLHLMSDLICTYEDVKLLAETGIIKADNLYLKEQLPTILGNMVGQDKINTSDHPTLRVRLRDYNTAPWEKFKIVAFLIFVFTAVQTFFALFGYIRPPH